In the genome of Saprospira sp. CCB-QB6, one region contains:
- a CDS encoding redoxin, with protein sequence MKKMSKIWAVASLSLTLLLTACFAIEHGEGFQQIAPGGWRAVFMFGEGEDAERIPVLFNSISSKEVEKPRLLFYNGDDSVYSDSLRFWGDTLFVYFQGTENYLQLIREVDLMEGNYMVKGAAAKGADLPIKLYAKFSRPHRFKDLHMSPDHDINGNWALDILDKDENLIPGQLRLKTDQNTVYAEFKSAISETPIYLEGTIQKDQLRLSAFTGKELVYIAADLRDATTLGRAKIRYNQFEYACSAKKIKE encoded by the coding sequence ATGAAAAAGATGTCTAAAATATGGGCTGTAGCAAGCCTTTCATTAACCTTACTATTAACAGCTTGCTTTGCCATTGAACATGGCGAAGGTTTTCAGCAAATTGCCCCTGGCGGCTGGCGAGCAGTTTTCATGTTTGGCGAAGGCGAAGATGCAGAACGCATTCCTGTGCTTTTTAACTCAATTAGCAGTAAGGAGGTAGAAAAGCCTCGTTTGTTATTCTATAATGGCGACGATAGTGTCTATTCGGATAGCCTTCGTTTTTGGGGCGATACGCTTTTTGTGTACTTTCAGGGGACCGAAAACTACTTGCAGCTCATTCGAGAAGTAGACTTGATGGAGGGCAATTATATGGTCAAAGGAGCTGCCGCTAAAGGAGCCGATTTGCCCATTAAACTCTATGCAAAGTTTAGCCGCCCCCATCGCTTTAAAGACTTACACATGTCGCCAGATCATGATATTAATGGCAATTGGGCACTAGATATTTTAGATAAAGATGAAAACCTTATTCCTGGCCAGCTTCGCCTAAAAACAGATCAAAATACAGTTTATGCCGAATTTAAATCGGCTATTAGCGAAACGCCTATCTACCTAGAAGGAACTATCCAAAAGGATCAACTTAGACTCTCTGCTTTTACTGGTAAAGAGTTAGTCTATATCGCAGCCGACTTGAGAGATGCGACTACCTTAGGTCGGGCCAAAATTCGCTACAACCAGTTTGAATACGCTTGCTCAGCTAAAAAAATTAAGGAATAA
- a CDS encoding SET domain-containing protein, giving the protein MQRLDFIYFKDSPKGGRGVFTADYIPKDTLIEICPVLVLSNEDREKIHQTFLHDYYFLWDDQGKQAAIALGYGSLYNHSYQPNAYYQMNKDGQSIDVYAGEDIEPGQEICFNYNGQRFDESPLWFEAK; this is encoded by the coding sequence ATGCAACGATTAGACTTTATCTATTTTAAAGATAGCCCCAAGGGCGGCCGCGGCGTTTTTACCGCCGATTATATTCCCAAAGATACCCTTATTGAGATCTGCCCCGTGCTGGTCCTCTCCAATGAAGATCGAGAAAAGATTCATCAAACCTTTTTGCACGACTACTATTTCCTCTGGGACGATCAGGGCAAACAGGCTGCTATTGCCCTTGGTTACGGCTCTTTATACAATCATTCTTATCAGCCCAACGCCTATTATCAAATGAACAAAGATGGCCAATCTATTGATGTTTATGCGGGCGAGGATATTGAGCCAGGCCAAGAAATTTGCTTCAACTACAACGGCCAACGCTTTGATGAAAGTCCTCTTTGGTTCGAGGCAAAATAA
- a CDS encoding ABC transporter permease, with the protein MRLAFWIALRYIFSKKSTNAIHLISAISVFGIGLGSMALLVIMSVFNGFEELLQSLMNSFKPELLVSPIEGKVFQPEEEQILRLQDHPDILALSQTLEEIALFEYEGRQNLGSLKGVDPSFWEVLSLDTCIERGKRPLPKDFADDSQPVGLLGATLEHTLGVRALRDRPVKIFMPKRELKKYTATTGEPFRKRNFYPGAIYAVRQIDYDNMAILPLAFVQDLLAYKAGEISALELRLRPGANEQAVQAAVQEIMGPNFKVQNRYEQDEAFYKITNMEKWVGFLIFAFTLVLVAFNMVGALWMLVLEKKADIAHLQAMGAQKSLLRNIFLAEGFLLSAFGLVGGCLMAVLLCILQQEFGLVALEGAGSNFVVQSYPVSMRLSDFLIVIITVLIIGTGAAYLPALRASRISSGPNQAD; encoded by the coding sequence ATGCGTTTAGCCTTTTGGATTGCCCTGCGCTATATTTTTTCTAAGAAATCGACCAATGCCATTCATTTGATCTCTGCCATCTCGGTTTTCGGGATTGGCCTGGGGAGCATGGCCCTATTGGTCATTATGTCGGTCTTTAACGGCTTTGAAGAATTGCTTCAAAGCCTGATGAATAGCTTCAAACCCGAGCTGTTGGTTTCGCCCATAGAGGGCAAAGTCTTTCAGCCTGAAGAAGAGCAAATTTTGCGTTTGCAAGATCATCCCGACATTTTGGCCCTCAGTCAGACCTTAGAAGAAATTGCCCTTTTTGAGTATGAGGGCCGGCAAAATTTGGGCAGTCTAAAAGGGGTAGACCCTAGTTTTTGGGAGGTCTTGAGCTTGGACACCTGCATTGAGCGGGGCAAGCGGCCTTTGCCCAAAGACTTTGCCGATGATAGCCAGCCCGTGGGCTTGCTAGGCGCTACTTTGGAGCATACTTTAGGGGTTCGGGCACTGCGCGATCGGCCCGTAAAGATTTTCATGCCCAAAAGAGAGCTCAAAAAGTATACGGCCACAACGGGAGAGCCTTTTCGCAAGCGGAACTTTTATCCAGGGGCTATTTATGCGGTTCGGCAGATTGACTATGATAATATGGCCATTTTGCCCCTAGCTTTTGTCCAAGATTTATTGGCTTATAAGGCAGGAGAAATCTCGGCTTTGGAGCTGCGTTTGCGGCCTGGCGCCAATGAACAGGCCGTTCAAGCGGCCGTTCAGGAAATCATGGGGCCCAATTTTAAGGTCCAAAACCGCTACGAGCAAGACGAGGCCTTTTATAAAATTACCAATATGGAAAAATGGGTGGGCTTTCTGATTTTTGCCTTCACCCTGGTTTTGGTTGCCTTTAATATGGTGGGAGCGCTTTGGATGCTGGTCCTTGAAAAAAAGGCCGACATAGCCCACTTACAAGCCATGGGCGCCCAAAAATCGCTTTTGCGCAACATCTTTTTGGCCGAGGGATTTTTGCTCTCTGCCTTTGGCCTTGTTGGTGGCTGCCTAATGGCCGTTTTGCTTTGCATTTTGCAGCAAGAATTTGGCTTGGTGGCCCTAGAAGGGGCCGGCAGCAACTTTGTGGTGCAATCCTATCCCGTGAGCATGCGCCTAAGCGACTTTCTGATTGTCATTATTACTGTTTTAATTATAGGAACTGGAGCCGCTTATTTGCCAGCCTTGCGAGCTAGCCGCATTAGTTCTGGACCAAATCAAGCCGATTAA
- the rbfA gene encoding 30S ribosome-binding factor RbfA, producing the protein MEQQTIKQRQVAAMIQREFSVVLQNEGRLIYGDALVTVTRVRMSSDMGIAYVYLSVYNSVYKQEVIKEMWENLVRLRTELGKRIRKQVRRIPRLKFFIDDTLDQVEEIDKLFQKINGEKNVMRSMKDAQQDREED; encoded by the coding sequence ATGGAACAGCAAACGATAAAACAGCGGCAAGTAGCTGCTATGATTCAACGAGAATTTTCTGTGGTCCTCCAAAATGAAGGCCGCCTCATTTATGGCGATGCTTTGGTAACCGTTACCCGAGTGCGCATGAGCTCTGATATGGGCATTGCTTACGTTTATCTCAGCGTGTACAATAGCGTATACAAGCAGGAAGTCATTAAGGAAATGTGGGAAAATTTGGTGCGTTTGCGGACCGAATTGGGCAAGCGCATTCGCAAGCAGGTGCGCCGCATTCCTCGCCTCAAGTTTTTTATTGATGACACCTTGGACCAGGTGGAAGAGATCGATAAGCTCTTTCAGAAAATCAATGGAGAAAAGAATGTAATGCGCTCGATGAAAGATGCGCAGCAGGACCGTGAAGAGGACTAA